In Flavobacterium sp. 83, the genomic window CTGGTTTTCCTGTTTTCAATAATGCTTGTAATAAATCTTTTTGAGCTTGTGGAATTTCAAGATTGGTTCGGCTACTGCTTTCTCCACTCATTTCTGCTGATTCCCCAATTGCTGCAATAATCACATCGGATTGATTGGCAATTTTCAAAGCTTCTGCCAATAATTCTTCAGTAGTTCTGCTATCGCGGTGCAAGGTTTTTCCAAACATGGTCGCTTTTTCCTCGAAAGCTGCATCATAATCTAAATTACTTCCTTTAGCATAAAGCACTTTTGCAGTAGTTCCAACTACTTCTTTGATTCCGGCTACTAATGAAACCGATGTTTGCATATTAGTTGCAACACTCCAAGTACCCGCCATATTTTCTTTGGCATCAGCCAAAGGTCCTATCACGGCAACAGTTCCTGATTTTTTTAAAGGAAGTAATTGGTTTTGGTTTTTAAGTAAAACCAAAGATTGAGCAGCAATTTTTCTGGCTTCGGCTCTATTACTGCTTGTGAAAATTTCTGTTTTTGCTCTTTTTACATCACAATATTTGTAAGGATCTTGAAACAATCCTAAATCATATTTGGCATTCAATATAAGTCGAACCGCATTATCAATTGTTTCAATACTAACTTTTCCTTCATCTAATGATTTTTTTAAAGTAGTGAGGAATCCCTCTCCGACCATATCCATTTCAACTCCTGCATTTAAAGCCAACGCAGAAACAGTTTGCAAATCGCCCATTCCGTGTTGAATCATTTCAGGAATTCCTGTGAAATCAGTAACTACAAAACCTTTAAAACCCCATTGTTTTCTCAACACATCAGTCATCAACCATTTGTTTCCAGTTGCCGGAATTCCGTCAATTTCATTAAAAGATGCCATCGCTGAACCTACGCCCGCATCAACAGCTGCTTTGTAGGGAGGAAAATAATCATTGTACATTTTTATGTGACTCATATCAACCGTATTGTAATCACGTCCTGCCTCAGGCGCACCATATAAGGCAAAATGTTTTACACAGGATAAAATGGTATTGTTTTTTGACAAATCATCTTGTTGGTATCCATGAACCATTGCTTTTGCAATTTGGCTTCCCAAAAAAGGGTCTTCACCCGAACCTTCAGAAACTCTTCCCCAACGCGGATCGCGAGAAATATCAACCATAGGAGAAAAAGTCCAGTTGATTCCATCAGCACTAGCTTCCTGAGCTGCAATTTGAGCACTTCTTTCAATCAGTTTCATGTCCCAGGTACAAGACAATCCAAGAGGAATAGGAAAAGTCGTTTCATAGCCATGAATTACGTCCATTCCAAAAAGTAATGGGATTTTCAATCGGCTTTTTTCAACCGCAATCTTTTGTACTTCTTTAATTTTCTGAACTGACTTTATATTGAATAAACCACCTACTTTACCTTCTTCAATATTTTTAGCTACATTGGAACTATTGGCAGCTCCAGTTGTAATATCGCCCGAAGTAGGCAAATTCAATTGCCCTATTTTTTCTTCCAAAGTCATTTTCGAAAGTAACTCTGCTACAAATTCAGTTTTGGGTTTAATTTTAACCGTCTTTTTAGCAGTCTTTTTTTGGCTGTAACCAAAAAGAGAAAAACCTAAGAGAAGTATAATTAGCTTAATTTTCATTTTTTATTTTTTTATTTGTTTAAACATCCAATCGTAAATTTCTTGGTTGTCATATACTCTTGACCAACTGTCATGACCTGCATCATCAAAGATGGTTAGTTCGACATTACCATTACACTTTTTTAGTTCTTTATAAATGGCTATTGCATAATCTGGATTTACAACATCATCCATCAAACCGTGAAAAGCCCGAGTAGGAATTGCCGCAATTTTACACGCTTCTTCTAATTGAATCAAATCTACAAATCCCGAAATTGGAACTATTGCAGCAAACATATCAGGATGTGCAAAAGCCAGATTCCAAGTTCCCCAGCCACCTAAACTCAATCCGGTAAGGTAAATTCGGTTTGGATCAATATTGTTTTCTTTTTGAATTTTTAAAATCAAACGGTACAATACCTCATTATTCCATTCTTCGTTTTCAGGGCATTGCGGTGCCAAAATGTATGCATCGAGTTCGTGGTTTTTAATGTATTTAAAAGGTCCATGAATTTTTACTTTTTCGATATCAGTTCCTTTTTCACCTGAACCATGAAGAAAAATAATCAAAGGCTTTTTATCTTTAGTATTCGCCGGAATGTGCAATGCATAACCCATTTCGTGTTTTTGCACGATTTCGGTTTTCATTTTCCCGTTTACCTCCGATTGTGAAAAGGCATTCCATGAAAACAAAAAGGCAATTATTATAATTGTATATTTCATAATTCTTTAAAAATTATATTTCCCGGAATGAAATCCCAATTTAATTAAACCTTGTTTTACCTCTGGTGCATTCATAAATAACTTCCATAATAAAC contains:
- the bglX gene encoding beta-glucosidase BglX, which gives rise to MKIKLIILLLGFSLFGYSQKKTAKKTVKIKPKTEFVAELLSKMTLEEKIGQLNLPTSGDITTGAANSSNVAKNIEEGKVGGLFNIKSVQKIKEVQKIAVEKSRLKIPLLFGMDVIHGYETTFPIPLGLSCTWDMKLIERSAQIAAQEASADGINWTFSPMVDISRDPRWGRVSEGSGEDPFLGSQIAKAMVHGYQQDDLSKNNTILSCVKHFALYGAPEAGRDYNTVDMSHIKMYNDYFPPYKAAVDAGVGSAMASFNEIDGIPATGNKWLMTDVLRKQWGFKGFVVTDFTGIPEMIQHGMGDLQTVSALALNAGVEMDMVGEGFLTTLKKSLDEGKVSIETIDNAVRLILNAKYDLGLFQDPYKYCDVKRAKTEIFTSSNRAEARKIAAQSLVLLKNQNQLLPLKKSGTVAVIGPLADAKENMAGTWSVATNMQTSVSLVAGIKEVVGTTAKVLYAKGSNLDYDAAFEEKATMFGKTLHRDSRTTEELLAEALKIANQSDVIIAAIGESAEMSGESSSRTNLEIPQAQKDLLQALLKTGKPVVLVLFDGRPLVLNQENETVPAILNVWFAGSEAGSAIADVLFGNENPSGKLTATFPRSVGQVPIYYNQKNTGRPLGNKEGKFEKFRSNYIDERNEPLFPFGFGLSYTTFDYSNLKISSDKINFNQKVNVTVAVTNTGNYDGKEVVQLYIRDLVGSVTRPIKELKGFQKIALKKGEKQTVNFEISVEDLKFYNSDLQFIAEPGAFQIFVGTDSNAEKKVSLELIK
- a CDS encoding prolyl oligopeptidase family serine peptidase; the protein is MKYTIIIIAFLFSWNAFSQSEVNGKMKTEIVQKHEMGYALHIPANTKDKKPLIIFLHGSGEKGTDIEKVKIHGPFKYIKNHELDAYILAPQCPENEEWNNEVLYRLILKIQKENNIDPNRIYLTGLSLGGWGTWNLAFAHPDMFAAIVPISGFVDLIQLEEACKIAAIPTRAFHGLMDDVVNPDYAIAIYKELKKCNGNVELTIFDDAGHDSWSRVYDNQEIYDWMFKQIKK